The genomic window CCCACGCTCCCACAGCCCAAGATAGCGTAGTCAGAGATCGACGAAATCGTAACCCCCGTGCTCATATGCCCGAGTGGTCGGACCGGTCGCACTTAACGGTCCCGAAGCGTCCTACGTCGTGAAACTCCGAACCGGACGACTCGAGGGCGGTGACGCCCCTCGTGGACCACTGCCACGGTGCCCGCCAAGGGAAACGTATTTGAACGACCGAGGGAAAGTCGGAGGTACAGGGCCGGTAGCTCAGTCCGGCAGAGCGTCTGACTCTTAATCAGACGGTCGCGTGTTCAAATCGCGCCCGGCCCGCTTTTGCCACGAGCAAGTTCGCGAGTGGCAAAACGGTCGCCGCGATTTGAATCGCAGGGAGGTTGCGCGCAACGCAGTGAGCACGTCCGACCGTGTGTTCAAATCGCGCCCGGCCCGCTTCTGCGAGGAACAATTCGTGACGAGCAGAGCGGCGACCGCGATTTGAAGTAGACGAGTCGCAGCCCGCGAGCGAGTGTAACGAGCGAGCAGGAACGTCTCGGCGTAGTTCATAATCGCGCCCGGCCGCTTCCTTCCTTCACGACTTTGAGTCACGCTAACCAGCAGACGGCGTGGGGATAGGCTCCGCGCCGACAGGATTCCCGTTTTATTTGAGTTACCCAGTGAACGGCATCCGACAACGTCTGGTATCTAACCTGTAGTTCTCGCGCGCACATCTTCCTTCTGTTGGTCGATATCATCCCACGTCCTTCCCACAATGATAACTCAGACAAGTTCTCCGAGTTCGGCGTTTCTTGCTTAACAAGAAACGCCTCATCGGAACCGCAGAGGGAGGGAGTCAGGGAGGGATGAATAGATCTTCCGAGAATAATCCTGATGGATCCATCTCTTTGATTCGGATGTCTAACAGGCAACTTCGTTCTCACTGTGAATGAAGGCGAATTTGCGGGTAATCACACTGCGTTCTACGACCTGTTCCGTATCGAAAACGGGCACATCGTCGAACACTGGGACATACTCCAAGAGATTCCATCGCGTGATGAGTGGGAGAATGATAACGGGAAATTCTGATAACAGAATGGACGACTCGTCCGGTCTTGGCCTCGGCTGCTTGGCCGACGGACTTGTATCAGGTTCTCTGGATAAAGCGCTTGTGTGGGGGACGTCTCGGTGAGAGCGTCGTTTCCGTACTGTACTATCGGGCTGGCATCGTTTATTGGACCTTAGTAGCCGACAGCGAGCTGGGTGTGGACCGCATCGTCAGTCTCCAATTCATCGGCAAACGCGATGGCGAAGTCCTCCATCGAAATGTGACTCTCACCATCCTCATCGGTAACGAGTTCGCCGTCTGCGGTTCGGTATTCGCCGGTGCGCTCACCCGGTTCGATTAGTGTCGCTGGTGCGATGTATGACCACTGGAGGTCATTGGCGTCGCGGATAATTTCGAGTGCATCGATATGCGCCTCTGCGATCGGGACGGCCTCCTCCGGGAATTCATCGGTGTCGACGAGCTTTGTATCCGGTCCCACGCTCAGCCCGCCTGCACCACCTGTCCACACTAGGCGGTCAACGTCCGCTTCACGAAGCCCTTCGATTACTGCCTCGGTCATCTCAGTGAGGATCTCAACGTCTGCGTCCTCTGCTGGACCCAAGGCGGATGCCACTGTGTCATGTCCTGCCGCGAGGGCGGCGATATCGTCAGGATCAGTCGCGTCACCAGCGACCGCTGTGAAGTCGGGATCGTCGATTCCGTCGATGTCTCCGCTTCGGGAGACGCCAGTCACTTTGTGCCCACGGTCGAGGAGTTCAGTTGCGATTCGTTGCCCGATTCGTCCGCTTGCGCCGAGTAGTAGCACGTTCATTGTTGTATGGGGTTTGCTGGTAATGTTCGCCCGGCACGCAGATACTGTGTCTGCGATGCCGGTCACATTACCATACCTGATGTAGGTGCGTGACTGTTATATGGGTTAGCGAACATAGGTATGACCAGGTCACATCGATGTCATCGCAACAGTCACTTGAAGAGAAATACGCAGAGTGTCCGGTCGTGCAAACGCTCGAAGAGGTTGGGTCGCGGTGGCGGATGACGGTCATCCACGTGCTTCGGGAGGGCGATCTCCGGTTCAACGAACTCAAGCGGGCGACGGGTGCGAACTCTCAAACCCTGTCTCGCGTCCTCGATGATTTAGATGAGAAGGGCTACGTCACCCGGGAGGTTGAGGAAGAGAGCCCGGTCGCTGTCTACTACTCGCTGACCCCGAAGGGTGAAGAACTGCTCTCGGCATTCGATGCGATTTACGAATGGGGTGAGAAGTGGGTGATTGATGCAAAGTGATTTTCTGAGATTGAGCAGTGTATAGGTTGATGCGGGCCGATTTGATCAAAGGATCAGTGGGATTCTGCTGTATCGGTTCTCTACACTGATCAGTTAGACGGAATACTGAACGGTAACTACATTTGTTTACTGGTCGCTTCATCCAAATACTGTTCTGAGGACAGTAGTGAATGAAGAAATCCATTCCGGCGTATTCAGAACCACCACCCCATTTTTATTAGTCGCGGATCAAACGGCGGTATGGGCGTTCAAGACCACTTTGACTCAGACCTTCGATTCTACTATTCGATTGGAGTAGCCATTATTCTATTCTACAGTACCGCAATCGCCACAGCAGCAATTTTAGATCTTGCTGTCATTGATAGTCGAATGATTCCACTTACAGTTGGGTTTTTCTTGTTCATGTTCGTCTACTTTATCTCGATAAGTGTACAGGCTCTCGAACCGGACAGTGTATAGCTAACAGTCCCAGTGAAATTCTACACTGAAAGAACGTATCCGAAATCAGTATTACCTGTACTGAGCGATCTCCACTTTCGCAAATCGGACCTGATCTCGTGCGACATTCGCGCTGTATACGCTCCCGGCCTGCTCTCGAGTCACTGCCTCGAGACGACCCTCTGAAGTCCATCTCGTCGCTCGCGGAAAACCACACCACCTGCCAGCCACACGACGGCCGACGATGGATACTCCCGGACCGGAAATGCTTTGTCCGGTTCGTCAAACCGTCTTGACATGAACGCTGACAGGATCGATCCGCAGGCGAAAGCGGCACTCGAGCGCCAGCAGCGGATCCCGATGCCACACAGCCGCTACGGACTGAAACTCCTCCGGCTCCTCAGCGGACCGCTGATGCGGCTTCGGAACCGAAACGGGCCGCCCGTCGGGCGGACCATCGATCGAACGATCCCCGGTCCCGCGGGCGACCTCGACGCTCGCCTCTATCTCCCCGACGCGAGCGGGCCGTTCCCCACGGTCGTCTTCTTCCACGGGGGCGGGTACGTACTGGGGAGCATCGAGACGCACGACTGGCTCTGTCGGCACCTCACTCGAGAGAGCGGTTGCGCTGTTCTCTCCGTCGACTACCGACTCGCCCCCGAGTACCCCTTCCCCGCGGCGGTCGAGGACGCCTACGCCGCCGTCGAGTGGGTGGCCGCACACCCCGAGGCCGTCGCCGGGGACGGCCAGATCGCAGTCGCGGGCGATTCCGCCGGCGGGGCGCTCGCGGCCGTCGCCGCGCTCATGGCCGCCGAGCGCGACGGCCCCGAGATCGAGTATCAGGCGCTCTGCTATCCGAGCGTCGGCATCGACGCGGACCAGCCCTCGGTCCGGGAGCACGCCGGCATCGTCCTCGGGGAGGACGATATGGAGTGGTTTCGGGAGTGCTACTACGAGAGCGAGATCCACGAGCGCAACCCCTACGCCGATCCGACGAACGCCGGTGACGTCTCCGGCGTCGCTCCGGCGACGGTCGTCACCGCCGGCTTCGATCCGCTCCGCGACGGCGGCAAGGCCTACGCCGAACAACTCGTCCGGGACGGCGTTCCGACGCGCTACGAGAACTACGCGGACATGATCCACGGCTTCATGACGCTCCGCGACGTCGATCGCGCCCGCGACGCGATCGCGGACGTGGCCGGAGATCTCGCCGACGCGCTCGAGCGCGACTGACCACGCCATTACACGGTCGACTCGCGCTCGACCCGCACCGATGAGAAACAGCCTGCGACGAGCGACGCGACCGGCGCGCTACCGATCGTCCCGAACGCCGTCGGGGAACTCGTTGGCCGCGAGGGAGACGGCGCCGGAGTCGTCGATGATGCGCAGCGAGTAGCCGTCGCCCGCGGAGGCGGCGCGCGTGTCCTCGATCGCGACGCCGTCCGCGCCGTTGACGACGATCGGCGTGTGCGTCGTCTCGAACTCGGAGTCCGCGACGGTGGCGTCGTCACCTCGGAGCTCGAGCCCGCGGCGCTTGTCGGGTCCCCGCTGGTCGACGGACAGGCCGACGAACCGACACTCGGATCGCTCGCAG from Natrinema versiforme includes these protein-coding regions:
- a CDS encoding helix-turn-helix domain-containing protein — translated: MSSQQSLEEKYAECPVVQTLEEVGSRWRMTVIHVLREGDLRFNELKRATGANSQTLSRVLDDLDEKGYVTREVEEESPVAVYYSLTPKGEELLSAFDAIYEWGEKWVIDAK
- a CDS encoding alpha/beta hydrolase yields the protein MNADRIDPQAKAALERQQRIPMPHSRYGLKLLRLLSGPLMRLRNRNGPPVGRTIDRTIPGPAGDLDARLYLPDASGPFPTVVFFHGGGYVLGSIETHDWLCRHLTRESGCAVLSVDYRLAPEYPFPAAVEDAYAAVEWVAAHPEAVAGDGQIAVAGDSAGGALAAVAALMAAERDGPEIEYQALCYPSVGIDADQPSVREHAGIVLGEDDMEWFRECYYESEIHERNPYADPTNAGDVSGVAPATVVTAGFDPLRDGGKAYAEQLVRDGVPTRYENYADMIHGFMTLRDVDRARDAIADVAGDLADALERD
- a CDS encoding NAD(P)-dependent oxidoreductase — translated: MNVLLLGASGRIGQRIATELLDRGHKVTGVSRSGDIDGIDDPDFTAVAGDATDPDDIAALAAGHDTVASALGPAEDADVEILTEMTEAVIEGLREADVDRLVWTGGAGGLSVGPDTKLVDTDEFPEEAVPIAEAHIDALEIIRDANDLQWSYIAPATLIEPGERTGEYRTADGELVTDEDGESHISMEDFAIAFADELETDDAVHTQLAVGY